From Candidatus Binatia bacterium:
GGACTTCACCTACGCGCGCGGGTTTCGCGGCGGTGGGTTCACCGGGCTTCTCATCGCGAACGACGCAACCGAGTTCCAACCCGAGTTCCTCGACTCCTTCGAGGTCGGCGTGAAAACGATCAGCTTCGATCAACGCGCGACGCTCAATATTTCGGCGTTCCACGGGAAGTACGACGACATCCAGGTGACGGCCATTCGGGATCTCGGCGACCAGAACGGCGACGGCGCTCCCGACCTCGAGCAGACGACGCTCAGCGCAGCCACCGCGACGACGAAGGGCGCCGAGGTCGATCTGCTCGCCCTCCCTGCCGCCGGGCTACGAACCAACGGCTCGGTAG
This genomic window contains:
- a CDS encoding TonB-dependent receptor encodes the protein MVLRYSRRSPHGDFTYARGFRGGGFTGLLIANDATEFQPEFLDSFEVGVKTISFDQRATLNISAFHGKYDDIQVTAIRDLGDQNGDGAPDLEQTTLSAATATTKGAEVDLLALPAAGLRTNGSVGLLSSE